The Desulfuromonas sp. TF genome has a segment encoding these proteins:
- a CDS encoding DUF11 domain-containing protein has protein sequence MSKLRTKLIIAAADSLALSLWGKPRTLCGSRLGLPLLLFFALLLGAVSPALAVNCSDPPYNGVIDGNFVSAPDQIQIDANCTIKNFPSPNVLDTNFSFYTQPGGNEERWLVVFDNVVHTGNMSCNSTHEHKIWFTNGSSTKIQESCQNLLIPVEKIDKRNPAGQTTAAIGEPFAYRLTIPVLYDPAFGVVINNAGSLNDLHGITVWDDLNATGADLAYVSHVAYWQGDGTPVPHTFSNAGGLLTFEFPSNFVIPSQEQIIIEITAVLNDTPANVAGTQFVNTAKWEFGRLIDGTFYEPLPGEWGQSAPMTIADPNLVVTKSSDETALNLGVMATFDIDVQNAGGSDAWNVTILDQLPDGADAGMCDHDPRPGVSARIVAGDGTLVRDLTPGADYSLNFTGATGTPACQFSLTMTDAAGPIAPEQHLIIAYQTQLDADSTADGRTLTNVAGGTQWFSADSSTSGRRTFSRTLSDGTPSIIDHEDSYTITTALSGYYFQKTVENLSSHVSPAVVAAPGDRLRYRLRLFNVDQTINGITISDPMDLNSFVPGTFAMVTLPAGATYSFDQATGQLEIRGDGGPLNVAVGDEIVIEFDLTLESTLTNGTEVLNQASFVADDALSALSDDPFVNGIAPPGEPADPTRVLIQTPGPLSKANTQTSSTIGEQFKYRITVPANPIPAPLYDVRILDDLSQSAAELRFVSASVVSGGTWTLTNTSGSNTQLVVEDTITGIDIPANGQAVIEITVELLNTSTNNSGLTFNNTATYTYNRSNGDDVTQNPGGEGFTANMAVVEPAVTAASKTVSFVSPTGKSATEPATVGDVLEYVLTIPNSGNSTAFDTNVVDTLPATVSLVADSATARINGVEVAGFIANPTTMLDGSLAWGRENGDPTLAIPAGQSLVLTYQVTVVSVTGAEIVNSVYADWTSLSGASTDERTGAGCPAADTLNDYCYGPVTATVSTVDNTSIAKSVVEDSYTETPGSTADPILRVGDTATYELTLNLQEYTTRSVAVEDALPAGMALESFSINAGSNFSYTLTAPPPAGAIGTLRWEFGDITNSPSNDGTPVDALVIRYVATVVTDAPPVGVAYDASIPRDNLAKLFYTGGDPAVAPDRLTASARIEVRQPQMRPISKVDLGSGRLGSGTLADPYQVNIATDVMNFRLSSCNDGLAPAYGVVITDLLAPELDESDLTTNPPVVRIGANTLIAATDYTYSAPGRGGEMRTALLDSAPVNPGECVTIDYNIGFHTDLTVQKTWGNQARLPEYRSLPLSEPGRLYASVSPAQVWMTNLLSLESLSKALQLPVSGEATIGEEVVYQIRVPAVPMNATLDNVVVTDNLHGAMEYLGATAVDGNGNVVALIDNTVAPDQVSLTIVSIPAGQQAIITLRTRVANNDLANAGTSFANTASYTYTDMPAGLVTAFTSGPLTIVEPSVTVAMTASSTSPNAGELLTYTLSFTSAGAGDGDNFSNAFDLIIEDSLGLGLAYEPGSATVNGAALADPLSNGADGVSAPQTLTWDPVNGIDIDITEGATVTVTYQVRVLDGVNPGQTLTNSVIGRWSGLNGDQGAVERTGSGTPVLNDYFTEPAALTLTTPLAVSFAKSVVNATTGEDPGANARPGDTLRYTLVLTNESIVPVTNASLVDELAAQFAPGSMQVLSVSDTNADSAGSNAAGGANGTGIVDIRNLTLGAQGEAGDTLTVVFEAALAAVITNGTPVLNQAQLSAANLPPAASNQTSTLISSAPAFRVLKTSQDMSGDTGLLMAGDVLRYTITVKNIGNEDATGVSLRDLIPVHTTYAANSTRLNGTLVADSPSGASPLENGLPVNAPEDATPGVMRADANPATHVATLTFDVTVNNVVVDGTIISNQGFVSGAGVGGGIAPEKPSDDPNTSAVDDPTRDIVGNLPLLIAQKTVQISQDFGSMGIVDPGDVLRYTIVISNHGAIPATGVVLDDQVP, from the coding sequence GTGTCGAAACTCCGGACTAAACTGATCATCGCCGCCGCTGACTCCTTAGCGTTGTCGTTGTGGGGCAAGCCGCGCACACTATGCGGCTCCAGGCTCGGTCTGCCGCTGCTGCTCTTCTTCGCGCTGTTGCTCGGTGCGGTCTCCCCGGCACTGGCGGTCAACTGCTCCGATCCCCCGTACAACGGAGTGATCGACGGTAATTTTGTTTCTGCTCCCGACCAGATCCAGATCGACGCGAATTGCACGATCAAAAACTTTCCCTCTCCCAACGTGCTGGACACCAACTTCAGCTTTTATACACAGCCTGGCGGTAACGAAGAAAGATGGCTTGTTGTCTTCGACAATGTCGTGCACACCGGCAACATGTCGTGTAACTCCACTCATGAACACAAGATCTGGTTTACCAACGGGTCCTCAACCAAGATCCAGGAGAGCTGTCAGAACCTTTTAATACCCGTAGAGAAAATTGACAAGCGGAACCCCGCTGGCCAGACGACGGCAGCCATCGGTGAGCCCTTCGCCTACAGGCTCACGATCCCGGTCCTGTATGACCCGGCCTTTGGCGTCGTCATCAACAACGCCGGGTCGCTAAACGACCTGCACGGCATCACTGTCTGGGATGATCTGAATGCGACGGGCGCCGATCTCGCCTATGTGAGCCACGTCGCCTACTGGCAGGGAGACGGTACGCCAGTGCCGCATACATTCTCCAATGCGGGCGGTCTGCTCACCTTTGAATTCCCCAGCAACTTCGTGATTCCGTCCCAAGAGCAGATCATCATTGAGATCACGGCTGTCCTCAATGACACGCCGGCGAACGTGGCAGGGACGCAATTTGTCAACACGGCCAAGTGGGAGTTCGGCAGACTCATCGACGGAACATTCTATGAACCTCTGCCGGGCGAGTGGGGGCAATCGGCTCCGATGACCATCGCCGACCCCAATCTCGTCGTCACCAAGTCGAGCGATGAGACGGCGTTGAACCTGGGGGTCATGGCGACCTTTGATATCGACGTTCAGAACGCTGGCGGCAGCGATGCCTGGAACGTCACGATCCTCGACCAACTCCCCGACGGCGCCGACGCCGGCATGTGCGATCACGATCCACGCCCGGGAGTCAGCGCCAGGATTGTCGCCGGTGACGGCACCTTGGTCCGGGACTTGACCCCGGGCGCCGACTACTCGCTCAACTTCACCGGTGCGACCGGCACGCCCGCCTGCCAGTTCAGTCTGACCATGACTGACGCCGCGGGCCCAATCGCGCCCGAGCAGCACTTGATCATCGCTTACCAGACTCAGCTCGATGCCGACAGCACAGCAGACGGCAGAACGCTGACCAACGTCGCCGGCGGAACGCAGTGGTTCAGCGCCGACAGCAGCACTTCCGGTCGCCGCACCTTCAGCAGAACGCTCAGCGACGGCACACCCTCCATCATCGATCACGAGGACAGCTACACCATCACGACGGCGTTGTCCGGCTATTACTTTCAGAAAACCGTCGAGAATCTGAGCAGTCATGTGAGCCCGGCGGTCGTGGCCGCTCCGGGTGACCGGCTGCGGTACCGGCTGCGCCTCTTCAATGTCGATCAGACGATCAACGGGATCACCATCAGCGACCCGATGGATCTGAACAGCTTCGTGCCGGGCACGTTCGCCATGGTGACGCTTCCTGCGGGCGCGACCTACAGTTTTGATCAGGCAACGGGCCAGTTGGAGATCAGGGGCGATGGGGGCCCTCTGAACGTCGCAGTCGGCGACGAGATCGTGATCGAGTTCGACCTCACTCTGGAATCGACCCTCACCAACGGCACCGAAGTCCTCAACCAGGCGAGTTTCGTCGCTGACGATGCCCTCAGTGCGCTTAGCGATGACCCCTTTGTCAACGGCATCGCCCCACCGGGTGAACCGGCCGATCCGACCAGGGTATTGATCCAGACTCCCGGCCCACTGTCGAAGGCGAATACGCAGACGAGCTCGACGATCGGCGAACAGTTCAAGTACCGCATCACAGTGCCCGCGAACCCGATCCCCGCGCCTCTGTACGATGTGCGGATCCTCGATGACCTGAGCCAGTCGGCTGCCGAACTGCGCTTTGTGAGTGCGAGCGTCGTCTCGGGCGGCACCTGGACACTGACCAACACCAGCGGCAGCAACACCCAACTGGTAGTCGAAGACACCATTACCGGCATCGACATCCCCGCCAATGGTCAGGCTGTCATCGAAATAACCGTAGAGCTGTTGAACACTTCCACCAACAATAGCGGCCTGACTTTTAACAACACCGCGACGTACACTTACAACCGGTCGAACGGCGACGATGTCACCCAAAATCCCGGTGGTGAGGGATTCACCGCCAACATGGCCGTGGTTGAGCCGGCGGTAACCGCGGCCAGCAAGACGGTGAGCTTTGTCAGCCCGACGGGAAAATCGGCCACCGAGCCGGCGACGGTAGGCGATGTCCTCGAATACGTGCTCACGATTCCCAATAGCGGCAACTCCACAGCGTTTGATACGAACGTCGTCGACACGCTGCCGGCGACCGTGTCACTGGTCGCCGATTCCGCCACAGCGAGGATAAACGGCGTCGAGGTTGCTGGTTTTATAGCAAATCCGACCACCATGCTCGACGGATCCCTGGCCTGGGGCCGCGAGAACGGTGACCCCACGCTCGCCATCCCCGCCGGCCAGTCTCTGGTGCTGACCTACCAGGTGACCGTGGTCTCGGTGACGGGTGCAGAAATCGTCAACAGCGTCTATGCCGATTGGACATCGCTTTCAGGCGCAAGCACGGACGAGCGCACCGGCGCCGGTTGCCCGGCGGCTGATACGCTCAACGACTATTGCTATGGACCGGTCACCGCCACCGTCAGCACGGTTGACAATACTTCCATCGCCAAATCGGTTGTCGAGGACTCTTATACCGAGACACCAGGCAGCACGGCCGATCCGATCCTGCGCGTTGGTGACACGGCTACCTACGAACTGACGCTGAATCTCCAGGAATACACGACCCGCAGTGTCGCGGTCGAGGATGCGCTGCCTGCGGGAATGGCGCTGGAAAGCTTCTCCATCAATGCCGGCAGCAACTTCAGTTACACGTTGACGGCGCCGCCGCCGGCCGGCGCTATCGGCACCTTGCGCTGGGAGTTCGGCGACATTACCAACTCGCCGAGCAACGACGGTACGCCGGTTGACGCCCTGGTCATCCGCTATGTCGCCACGGTCGTCACCGATGCGCCACCCGTGGGTGTGGCCTATGACGCGTCCATTCCGCGCGACAACCTGGCGAAGCTCTTCTATACGGGCGGCGATCCGGCGGTCGCGCCCGATCGTTTGACGGCATCGGCACGGATTGAGGTCCGCCAGCCGCAGATGCGGCCGATCAGCAAGGTTGATCTGGGCAGCGGTCGTCTCGGCAGCGGCACCCTGGCCGATCCCTACCAGGTCAACATTGCCACCGATGTGATGAATTTCCGGCTGTCGTCCTGCAATGACGGCCTGGCGCCGGCATACGGCGTGGTGATTACCGACCTGCTAGCGCCGGAACTCGACGAAAGCGACCTGACGACGAATCCGCCGGTGGTGAGAATCGGCGCCAACACGTTGATCGCGGCTACCGATTATACCTATAGTGCCCCAGGGCGCGGCGGCGAGATGCGGACCGCGCTGCTGGACAGCGCCCCGGTCAATCCGGGCGAATGCGTCACGATCGATTACAACATCGGTTTCCACACCGATCTCACGGTTCAGAAGACCTGGGGCAACCAGGCCCGGCTTCCTGAGTACCGGTCGCTTCCGTTGTCCGAACCGGGGCGCCTCTATGCTTCCGTCAGCCCGGCGCAAGTCTGGATGACCAACCTGTTGAGCCTGGAGTCGCTGTCGAAGGCCTTGCAGTTGCCGGTGAGCGGGGAAGCGACCATCGGTGAAGAGGTGGTCTACCAGATCAGGGTGCCGGCAGTGCCTATGAACGCGACCCTGGACAACGTGGTGGTCACCGACAACCTGCACGGCGCCATGGAGTATCTGGGCGCAACGGCCGTCGACGGGAACGGCAACGTTGTTGCCTTGATTGACAACACCGTGGCGCCGGATCAGGTGAGCCTGACGATCGTCTCGATTCCAGCCGGCCAACAGGCCATCATCACCCTGCGGACCCGGGTGGCCAATAACGATCTGGCCAATGCCGGGACGAGTTTCGCCAATACCGCCTCCTATACCTATACGGATATGCCGGCCGGGTTGGTCACCGCCTTCACCAGTGGTCCGCTGACCATCGTCGAACCGTCGGTGACGGTCGCCATGACGGCATCTTCAACGTCCCCCAACGCGGGGGAACTCCTGACCTACACCTTGAGCTTTACCTCCGCGGGTGCCGGCGACGGGGATAACTTCTCGAACGCCTTCGACCTCATCATCGAGGACAGCCTGGGTCTGGGGCTCGCCTACGAGCCCGGCAGTGCGACGGTGAACGGCGCGGCGCTGGCCGATCCGCTGAGCAACGGCGCCGACGGCGTCAGTGCCCCCCAGACCCTCACCTGGGATCCGGTGAACGGCATCGATATCGATATTACGGAAGGGGCGACGGTCACCGTCACCTACCAGGTCCGTGTCCTCGACGGTGTCAACCCCGGTCAGACATTGACCAACAGCGTCATCGGTCGCTGGAGCGGTCTGAACGGCGACCAGGGCGCTGTCGAGCGGACCGGCAGCGGCACACCGGTGCTCAATGATTATTTCACCGAGCCCGCCGCTCTGACGCTGACGACCCCGCTCGCGGTCTCGTTCGCGAAGTCCGTCGTCAATGCGACCACGGGAGAGGATCCGGGTGCGAACGCCCGGCCCGGCGACACGCTCCGTTACACCCTCGTTCTCACCAATGAGAGCATCGTCCCGGTGACCAACGCCTCCCTGGTGGACGAGTTGGCTGCGCAGTTTGCCCCCGGCAGCATGCAGGTGCTCAGCGTCTCGGATACGAACGCCGACAGCGCCGGCAGCAATGCCGCGGGCGGGGCCAATGGCACGGGAATTGTCGACATCCGCAACCTGACCCTGGGTGCTCAGGGTGAAGCCGGCGACACGCTGACCGTCGTGTTCGAGGCGGCGCTGGCCGCGGTGATTACAAACGGCACACCGGTGCTGAATCAGGCGCAGCTCTCCGCCGCCAATCTGCCTCCCGCGGCCAGTAACCAAACCTCCACGCTGATCAGCTCCGCGCCGGCCTTCCGGGTTTTGAAGACATCGCAGGATATGAGCGGGGATACCGGCCTGCTGATGGCGGGAGATGTGCTTCGCTACACCATCACGGTGAAGAACATCGGCAACGAGGACGCGACCGGTGTCTCGCTGCGCGACCTGATTCCGGTCCATACCACGTATGCGGCCAACAGCACCCGGCTGAACGGCACTCTGGTTGCGGACTCGCCTTCCGGTGCATCACCCCTGGAAAACGGCCTGCCGGTGAACGCGCCGGAGGATGCGACACCGGGTGTGATGCGTGCGGACGCAAACCCCGCGACTCACGTCGCGACCCTCACCTTCGACGTGACCGTCAACAACGTTGTCGTCGACGGGACGATCATTTCCAACCAGGGCTTCGTGAGCGGAGCAGGGGTCGGCGGCGGCATCGCCCCCGAAAAACCGTCCGATGACCCGAACACCTCCGCTGTTGATGATCCGACCCGCGACATCGTCGGCAATCTGCCGCTCCTCATCGCCCAGAAGACCGTGCAGATTTCTCAGGATTTCGGTTCGATGGGGATCGTCGATCCGGGAGACGTGCTGCGCTACACCATCGTCATCAGCAACCACGGTGCGATACCGGCCACGGGCGTTGTCCTGGACGACCAGGTGCC
- the queF gene encoding NADPH-dependent 7-cyano-7-deazaguanine reductase QueF (Catalyzes the NADPH-dependent reduction of 7-cyano-7-deazaguanine (preQ0) to 7-aminomethyl-7-deazaguanine (preQ1) in queuosine biosynthesis): MTTFESSLPLGKATVYKSEYDPHLLCPVPRTLKREEIGIGDELPFSGFDLWNAYELSWLTPRGKPVVAMGEFRVPCESEHLIESKSFKLYLNSLNQTRFNDFEQVRRVLVEDLSRAAGANVDVRLMECEGLAGGIATLPGRCIDNLDIEVSGYRLDPSLLEGAANPEKVVEETLHSHLLKSNCLITSQPDWGSVLIRYKGHQIAPEPLLRYIISFRQHNEFHEQCVERIFVDLMCSCRPEKLTVYARYTRRGGLDINPFRSNFEEEVENLRLARQ; this comes from the coding sequence ATGACCACCTTCGAATCCTCACTGCCCCTGGGCAAGGCTACCGTTTACAAATCCGAATACGACCCGCACCTTCTCTGTCCCGTCCCCCGCACCCTCAAGCGCGAGGAGATAGGCATCGGCGACGAACTTCCCTTTTCAGGCTTCGACCTCTGGAATGCTTACGAACTCTCCTGGCTCACCCCCAGGGGAAAGCCGGTGGTCGCCATGGGGGAGTTCCGAGTCCCCTGCGAATCGGAGCACCTGATCGAATCCAAATCCTTCAAGCTTTATCTCAATTCCCTCAACCAGACCCGGTTCAATGATTTCGAACAGGTGCGCCGGGTACTCGTCGAAGACCTCTCCCGGGCGGCCGGAGCGAATGTCGACGTGCGGCTGATGGAGTGCGAAGGGTTGGCGGGAGGGATCGCGACCCTGCCGGGACGCTGCATCGACAATCTCGACATCGAGGTTTCCGGCTACCGGCTCGATCCGTCCCTGCTGGAGGGAGCGGCCAACCCGGAAAAGGTCGTGGAGGAGACCCTCCACAGCCATCTGCTCAAAAGCAACTGCCTGATCACCAGCCAGCCCGACTGGGGGAGCGTGCTGATCCGCTACAAAGGCCACCAAATCGCCCCCGAGCCTTTGCTGCGCTACATCATCTCCTTTCGCCAGCACAACGAGTTCCACGAACAGTGCGTGGAGAGGATCTTCGTCGACCTGATGTGTTCCTGCCGCCCGGAAAAACTCACCGTTTACGCTCGCTATACACGTCGCGGCGGGCTGGACATCAATCCCTTCCGGAGCAATTTCGAGGAGGAGGTCGAGAATCTGCGGCTGGCGCGGCAGTAG